In Rutidosis leptorrhynchoides isolate AG116_Rl617_1_P2 chromosome 2, CSIRO_AGI_Rlap_v1, whole genome shotgun sequence, one genomic interval encodes:
- the LOC139889751 gene encoding zinc finger BED domain-containing protein RICESLEEPER 2-like — translation MVMILRWLLGSLTSPPRALSYMLIVDELPFKFVEAKGFKHFINATQPLFHIPSRFTMARDCLKLFVTEKKKLGALLRGNVGRICLTTDTWTLLVEYNASVNDVAVAYLKSKFANWENSILKGKWLHVRCTAHVINLIVQDGLSHIGKSVDRVRAAVKYIRQSPQRLTKFKEFAEIEKCMSTKSLILDVLTRWNSI, via the exons ATGGTGATGATACTAAGATGGTTGCTTGGAAGTTTGACCAGCCCTCCGAGGGCATTATCTTACATGTTGATTGTGGATGAGCTTCCATTCAAATTTGTTGAAGCAAAGGGTTTTAAGCATTTTATAAATGCTACCCAACCCTTGTTTCATATTCCTTCTAGATTTACCATGGCTAGAGATTGTTTGAAGTTGTTTGTTACTGAAAAGAAAAAACTTGGTGCTCTTCTTAGAGGAAATGTTGGTAGGATCTGCTTGACTACTGACACATGGACCTTGTTGGTTGAAT ATAATGCTAGTGTTAATGATGTGGCTGTTGCTTATTTGAAAAGTAAGTTTGCAAACTGGGAGAATTCTATTTTGAAAGGGAAATGGTTACATGTTCGATGTACTGCTCATGTTATTAATCTTATTGTACAAGATGGTTTAAGTCATATTGGCAAGTCTGTTGATCGTGTGAGGGCTGCTGTCAAGTATATTCGACAATCTCCTCAAAGACTAACGAAATTCAAAGAATTCGCTGAAATCGAGAAATGCATGAGCACCAAGAGTTTGATTCTAGATGTGTTGACTCGTTGGAATTCAATATAA
- the LOC139889752 gene encoding uncharacterized protein → MDAAIEQTATTTDATAITVSTTDPIAAIMVANGSGANGEQTTNAIEQTTTTTTTNAIEQTTTTTIDATVITTSTTTPIATIMAADGLADYGGDDSGPKDITITNNIAKGKRTKRQRPQSPIIFTFSSTNISNMDLMYSPVSSSSFPSNSTTTEDQDTAESLILLSKGISLDLSTSKRTKDEYEGSLKFNSKKFIQSSTTGSAGIYVYECKTCSRTFSSFQALGGHRASHRKPKNTEDIRKPQPYTMVMDSHIEQQPDFEFQSRNNNTYSSFSYQPLQLNNRVGNMIKSSSKLHECAICGTEFNSGQALGGHMRRHRVIGGGNKSVNSNTNNNNNLNNNDNINNNTTLALIPYTPVTTTEEVCDDGKYRNDALCLSLDLNLPAPRESAAAVGFSPAGENEKEQQPSVHLSATPTLVDCHY, encoded by the coding sequence ATGGATGCTGCCATTGAACAAACCGCCACCACCACAGATGCAACCGCCATCACGGTGTCCACCACTGACCCCATTGCCGCCATCATGGTAGCCAACGGTTCAGGCGCCAATGGTGAACAAACCACTAATGCCATAGaacaaaccaccaccaccaccaccactaatgCCATAGAACAAACAACAACCACCACCATCGATGCCACCGTTATCACGACATCCACCACGACCCCCATTGCAACCATCATGGCAGCCGATGGATTAGCCGATTATGGAGGTGATGATAGTGGTCCTAAAGATATCACTATCACGAACAACATCGCTAAAGGCAAACGGACAAAACGCCAAAGGCCACAATCTCCAATTATTTTCACATTTTCTTCAACAAACAttagtaatatggatttaatgtatTCTCCGGTTTCTTCCTCTAGTTTTCCATCAAATAGCACCACGACCGAAGATCAAGACACCGCGGAATCCCTAATCCTTCTCTCAAAAGGCATCTCACTAGACCTTTCAACGTCCAAAAGGACCAAAGATGAGTATGAAGGATCATTAAAGTTTAATAGCAAAAAATTCATACAATCTTCAACAACAGGAAGTGCTGGTATTTACGTTTACGAATGCAAGACATGTAGCCGGACTTTTTCTTCATTTCAAGCACTTGGAGGCCATCGAGCCAGCCACAGAAAACCTAAAAATACCGAAGACATACGAAAACCACAACCTTACACAATGGTTATGGACAGTCACATTGAACAACAGCCAGATTTTGAATTCCAATCAAGAAATAACAACACTTATTCATCTTTTAGTTATCAACCGCTTCAATTAAACAATAGGGTTGGAAACATGATCAAGTCCTCATCCAAGCTTCACGAATGCGCGATTTGTGGTACCGAATTTAACTCAGGACAAGCATTGGGTGGTCACATGAGGCGACACCGCGTGATAGGTGGCGGGAATAAAAGCGTAAATAGCAacactaacaacaacaataaccttaACAATAATGACAACATAAATAACAACACAACATTGGCTTTGATTCCGTACACTCCGGTTACCACCACCGAGGAGGTGTGTGATGATGGTAAGTATAGAAATGATGCATTGTGTTTGAGTTTGGATCTTAATCTTCCGGCGCCGCGTGAAAGTGCTGCAGCCGTTGGATTCTCACCGGCGGGGGAAAATGAGAAGGAACAACAACCGTCCGTTCATTTGTCCGCCACCCCAACATTGGTGGATTGTCACTACTAA